In a single window of the Phaeobacter sp. G2 genome:
- a CDS encoding glycosyltransferase family 2 protein produces the protein MSTGSILTIILNYRTPEMTLRAAEAALVEMADLSGGVLVIDNGSGDGSWEALQAGAAQRGWQASDKIRLLQSPVNGGFGAGMNIGFAAGLSDGTAPDYYYLLNSDAFVQGQTMRTLRDFLADHPGAGLAGSFVHGTDGTPHRTAFRFPSIAGEFEMAARTGVFTRLLHPWVVAMEMPRTQTQVDWTAGASLMIRRQVIEEIGGFDETFFLYFEETDLCRRAAQAGWRTHYVPDSHVAHLGSASTGMKDWDRTPAYWFQSRSHYFAKSHGRAYAALATLARIAGTGLYALRRLVQGKPQADPNHFLKDLISHSLAPVSHKPSPPCETRLHSPVSEDPK, from the coding sequence ATGAGCACAGGCAGCATTCTCACCATTATCCTGAACTACCGCACCCCGGAGATGACCCTCCGGGCCGCCGAGGCTGCCCTGGTGGAGATGGCGGATCTTTCGGGTGGGGTTCTGGTGATCGACAATGGCTCGGGGGATGGATCATGGGAAGCGCTGCAGGCCGGGGCAGCGCAACGTGGCTGGCAGGCCAGTGACAAGATCAGACTGCTGCAATCCCCGGTCAATGGTGGCTTTGGTGCCGGCATGAACATCGGCTTTGCCGCTGGCCTGTCGGATGGCACCGCACCCGATTATTATTACCTGCTGAATTCGGATGCCTTTGTGCAGGGGCAGACCATGCGCACCCTGCGTGATTTTCTGGCCGATCACCCCGGTGCCGGGCTGGCGGGCTCTTTTGTGCATGGCACCGATGGCACACCCCATCGCACCGCCTTTCGCTTTCCCTCGATCGCGGGTGAGTTCGAAATGGCCGCACGCACCGGTGTCTTTACCCGGCTGCTGCACCCCTGGGTGGTGGCGATGGAGATGCCGCGGACACAAACCCAGGTGGATTGGACCGCTGGTGCCAGCCTGATGATCCGCCGCCAGGTGATTGAGGAAATCGGCGGTTTTGACGAGACGTTTTTCCTCTACTTCGAAGAGACCGACCTGTGTCGTCGCGCCGCCCAGGCGGGCTGGCGGACCCATTATGTGCCGGACAGTCACGTTGCCCATCTGGGCTCTGCCTCGACAGGCATGAAAGACTGGGACCGCACCCCAGCCTATTGGTTCCAGTCGCGCAGCCATTATTTTGCCAAATCCCATGGCCGCGCCTATGCCGCCCTTGCCACCCTGGCCCGCATTGCAGGCACCGGTCTTTATGCACTGCGCCGTCTGGTGCAGGGCAAGCCGCAGGCCGATCCCAATCATTTCCTGAAAGATCTTATCTCACATTCCCTTGCGCCTGTGTCGCACAAGCCCTCACCCCCATGTGAAACGCGCCTTCACTCCCCGGTTTCGGAGGATCCAAAATGA
- a CDS encoding LLM class flavin-dependent oxidoreductase encodes MSQFSCVVIGNESLLIGCAETVLARGHQIQAVVSTDSDIRAWAEGKALPVLTDATEITDAYDWLLSIANLRVIPDPVLALARKGAVNFHDGPLPRYAGLNTPNWAIMAGEAQHGITWHVMEGGIDEGDILAQRLFDIAEDETAFSLNSKCYAAAMDSFGEVLEQLSTDALHRQLQDLSQRSYFARDHRPAAGGILDFSQTSQHLSRLVRGLDYGAYWNPLGCAKLLLSDQVLRVGKASLAEGSGPPGTLLSVTGAVVSVATADGAIALEDITTLDGESLDLPALFTAGQQLPALHDQAANDVATTLGQSQSSEAHWRRALAAMQPVTVPLAARHDKPAGTTRYPLTLPREAGVDLTETQILAATLAWALLGTGADQADIAFATPLAAQGAAAQVVSNWIPLQVTRDSSVNGLATQIDIDVAKARKFGGFALDLVARAPELCAQDMPAIGFSAERDAALPGCIATVSLVESVLALHVDDTRLDAQAAELLAARLESALGVIASLLCSGGDCPLSDLSILPETERRVLLEDWNQTACDLPAEETIQAAFEAQVARTPEAIALVFEGESYSYAGLNARANALARQLQQVGVKPGAHVGLYIKRSADLMVGALAVLKTGAAYVPLDPAYPRDRIAHYLSDSQASVVVTQDALRPELPATQAKIVSVDSLTVNGPSASEAVTTNVTSAATGADLAYLIYTSGSTGTPKGVMVRQDNVANFFAAMDARIPHKAGDAWLAVTSLSFDISVLELFWTLSRGFKLVLSSDESRLELSNGPIATSDRRMDFNLFYWGNDDGPGPRKYHLLLEGAKFADANGFNAVWTPERHFHAFGGPYPNPAVTGAAVAAVTSNLSVRAGSCVAPLHHPARVAEEWSVIDNLTNGRAGLGIAAGWQPDDFVLRPENTPPANKPAMYDCIETLRKLWRGEEVEFPRKDGSMHGVVTQPRPVSRELPVWITTAGNPDTWREAGEIGANVLTHLLGQSIEEVGGKIRIYHDALRAAGHDPAEFKVTLMLHSYLAETREESRRIAREPMKDYLRSAAGLIKQYAWAFPAFKRPKGVNNAFDMQLDGLSAEELEAILEFAFERYFEETGLFGTVEDALVRTEQLKRIGVDEIACLIDYGIAPEVVLEGLKPLAEVLRRANTPQELAPDDFSLSAQMMRHGVSHMQCTPSMARMLVQDDEARMVLGRLKHLLVGGEALPGDLVGALQEATPAQLHNMYGPTETTIWSTSTPLSGQFDLSGGTAVIGTPLANTQVYVLDAAQRPVPMGAAGELYIGGTGVTSGYWQRAEMTADRFVQLPFATGPLYRTGDLVRWTAAGQLAFLGRTDHQVKIRGQRIELGEIEAALASQPHVTGAVVVERQLGDSAQLVGYITQDSDKPADLTAIKQDLSRHLAAVMVPSHLVALDAFPLTPNKKIDRKALPDPKLVAPKAPQAAAEVAPLGAGVQAEIAKVWSRILGVDGIGAQDNFFALGGHSLLAVQSHRDIRTALGVNKLSITDIFRFPTLAGLASHIETLAGGSTKPDDPVEDEAAQAAKSDTMSKRRAMRANRKARAG; translated from the coding sequence ATGAGCCAATTTTCCTGTGTCGTCATCGGCAATGAATCCCTATTGATCGGCTGCGCCGAAACCGTTCTAGCCCGTGGACACCAGATTCAGGCGGTGGTTTCGACCGACAGCGACATCCGTGCCTGGGCCGAGGGCAAAGCGCTGCCCGTGCTCACGGACGCAACTGAAATCACTGACGCGTATGATTGGCTGCTCTCGATTGCCAACCTGCGGGTGATCCCAGATCCAGTGCTGGCCTTGGCGCGCAAAGGCGCGGTGAATTTTCACGATGGCCCGCTGCCGCGCTATGCCGGTCTGAACACCCCCAACTGGGCGATTATGGCTGGCGAAGCGCAGCATGGCATTACCTGGCATGTGATGGAGGGCGGCATTGATGAGGGCGACATCCTCGCCCAGCGCCTGTTTGATATTGCCGAGGATGAGACCGCCTTTAGTCTCAACTCCAAATGCTACGCCGCTGCCATGGACAGCTTTGGTGAGGTGCTGGAGCAGCTGAGCACGGATGCGCTGCATCGCCAGCTACAGGATCTGTCCCAGCGCAGCTATTTTGCCCGGGATCACCGTCCCGCTGCAGGGGGGATTCTGGATTTTTCCCAGACCAGTCAACACCTGAGCCGCCTTGTGCGCGGGCTGGATTATGGTGCCTATTGGAACCCGCTTGGCTGCGCCAAACTGCTGCTGTCTGATCAGGTTTTGCGCGTGGGTAAGGCTTCCCTTGCTGAGGGCAGCGGTCCGCCAGGCACCCTGCTTAGCGTGACTGGCGCGGTTGTCAGCGTTGCCACCGCTGATGGTGCCATTGCGCTGGAAGATATCACCACACTTGACGGCGAAAGCCTCGATCTGCCGGCCCTGTTTACAGCCGGCCAACAGCTCCCGGCGCTGCATGATCAAGCGGCCAATGACGTCGCCACCACCCTGGGGCAGAGCCAAAGCAGCGAGGCTCATTGGCGCCGTGCTTTGGCCGCCATGCAACCCGTCACGGTGCCGCTGGCCGCTCGCCATGACAAACCTGCAGGCACCACGCGCTACCCGCTGACCTTGCCGCGAGAAGCCGGTGTTGACCTCACCGAAACACAGATCCTTGCCGCAACCCTGGCCTGGGCGCTGCTGGGCACTGGCGCAGATCAGGCCGATATTGCCTTTGCCACACCTCTGGCGGCTCAGGGCGCGGCAGCACAGGTGGTTTCCAACTGGATTCCGCTGCAGGTGACACGCGATTCATCTGTTAACGGATTAGCGACTCAGATAGATATAGACGTAGCAAAGGCTCGCAAGTTTGGCGGTTTTGCCCTGGATCTGGTGGCCCGCGCCCCAGAGCTTTGCGCGCAAGACATGCCGGCAATCGGGTTCTCAGCGGAACGGGATGCTGCCCTGCCAGGCTGCATCGCCACCGTTTCGCTGGTTGAGAGCGTCTTGGCGCTACATGTAGATGACACCCGGCTCGATGCTCAGGCCGCGGAGCTGCTCGCCGCGCGGCTTGAAAGCGCGCTGGGTGTCATCGCATCTCTCCTCTGCTCTGGCGGGGATTGCCCCCTGTCTGATCTGTCGATCCTGCCGGAAACAGAACGCCGAGTGCTGCTGGAAGACTGGAACCAGACCGCCTGCGATCTGCCTGCCGAAGAAACCATACAAGCGGCATTTGAGGCCCAGGTTGCCCGCACGCCAGAGGCCATAGCCCTGGTGTTTGAAGGCGAAAGCTACAGCTACGCGGGCCTCAACGCCCGGGCCAATGCCCTGGCCCGCCAGCTGCAGCAGGTCGGCGTCAAACCCGGCGCCCATGTGGGGCTCTATATCAAACGCTCCGCCGATCTTATGGTCGGGGCGCTGGCGGTGCTCAAGACCGGCGCCGCCTATGTGCCGCTGGACCCGGCCTATCCGCGGGACCGGATCGCCCATTACCTGTCGGACAGTCAGGCCAGCGTTGTCGTCACGCAGGACGCTCTGCGCCCAGAGCTGCCCGCAACCCAGGCCAAAATCGTCTCTGTAGATAGCCTGACTGTGAATGGCCCGTCGGCATCAGAGGCTGTGACGACAAACGTCACCAGCGCCGCAACCGGCGCCGATCTCGCCTATCTGATCTACACCTCCGGCTCCACCGGCACCCCCAAGGGCGTAATGGTACGCCAGGACAATGTGGCCAATTTCTTTGCCGCCATGGATGCGCGCATTCCTCACAAGGCGGGGGATGCCTGGCTGGCGGTGACCTCGCTGTCTTTTGACATCTCGGTGCTGGAGCTGTTCTGGACTCTGTCACGCGGTTTTAAGCTGGTGCTCTCCAGCGATGAAAGCCGCCTGGAGCTGTCCAATGGTCCCATTGCGACCTCGGACCGGCGGATGGATTTTAATCTGTTTTACTGGGGCAATGACGACGGCCCCGGCCCGCGCAAATACCACCTGCTGCTGGAAGGCGCCAAGTTTGCCGATGCCAATGGCTTTAACGCGGTCTGGACGCCTGAGCGCCACTTCCACGCCTTTGGTGGCCCCTACCCAAACCCTGCCGTGACCGGGGCGGCGGTGGCGGCGGTCACCAGTAACCTCAGCGTGCGGGCCGGGTCCTGTGTGGCGCCGCTGCACCATCCCGCCCGTGTGGCCGAGGAATGGTCGGTGATCGACAACCTGACCAATGGCCGTGCCGGGCTGGGCATTGCTGCGGGCTGGCAGCCCGATGATTTTGTGCTGCGCCCGGAAAACACCCCGCCGGCCAACAAGCCCGCCATGTATGACTGTATTGAGACCCTGCGCAAACTGTGGCGCGGTGAGGAGGTGGAGTTTCCCCGCAAGGATGGCTCCATGCATGGTGTTGTCACCCAGCCGCGCCCAGTATCGCGGGAGCTGCCGGTCTGGATCACCACCGCTGGCAACCCCGACACCTGGCGCGAGGCAGGTGAGATTGGCGCCAATGTACTGACCCATCTTTTGGGCCAAAGCATCGAGGAAGTCGGCGGCAAAATCCGCATCTATCACGATGCCCTGCGCGCTGCGGGCCATGATCCGGCGGAATTCAAGGTGACGCTGATGCTACACAGCTATCTGGCTGAAACCCGCGAAGAATCCCGCCGCATCGCCCGTGAGCCGATGAAGGATTACCTGCGCTCGGCCGCCGGCTTGATCAAGCAATACGCCTGGGCCTTCCCGGCCTTCAAGCGGCCCAAGGGGGTCAATAACGCCTTTGATATGCAACTGGACGGGCTGAGCGCGGAGGAGCTGGAGGCCATCCTGGAGTTTGCCTTTGAGCGTTATTTTGAGGAGACTGGCCTGTTTGGCACCGTGGAAGACGCCCTGGTCCGCACCGAGCAGTTAAAACGCATCGGCGTTGATGAGATCGCCTGTCTGATCGACTATGGCATTGCACCAGAAGTGGTGCTGGAGGGATTGAAGCCGCTGGCCGAAGTGCTGCGCCGCGCCAATACCCCGCAAGAGCTGGCACCGGATGACTTTTCTCTCTCAGCGCAGATGATGCGCCATGGCGTCAGCCATATGCAGTGCACCCCTTCGATGGCACGGATGCTGGTGCAGGATGATGAGGCCCGCATGGTGCTGGGGCGGCTCAAACATCTGTTGGTTGGTGGCGAAGCCCTGCCAGGGGATCTGGTCGGCGCCTTGCAGGAGGCGACGCCGGCGCAGCTGCACAATATGTATGGCCCTACTGAGACCACCATCTGGTCCACCTCGACCCCTCTGTCTGGTCAGTTTGATCTGTCTGGCGGCACCGCCGTTATCGGCACGCCGCTGGCCAATACCCAGGTCTATGTGCTGGACGCCGCTCAGCGCCCGGTGCCCATGGGGGCGGCGGGTGAGCTGTATATTGGCGGCACTGGTGTCACCTCGGGCTATTGGCAACGGGCTGAGATGACTGCAGATCGCTTTGTGCAGCTGCCCTTTGCAACTGGCCCCCTTTACCGCACTGGCGATTTGGTCCGGTGGACGGCTGCGGGCCAGCTGGCCTTCCTGGGGCGCACCGATCATCAGGTGAAGATCCGTGGCCAGCGCATTGAGCTGGGTGAGATCGAAGCCGCCCTGGCCAGCCAGCCCCATGTCACCGGCGCGGTTGTGGTCGAGCGACAGTTGGGCGATAGCGCGCAACTGGTGGGTTACATCACCCAAGACAGCGACAAACCGGCGGATCTGACCGCGATCAAGCAGGACCTGTCCCGCCATCTTGCCGCCGTCATGGTGCCCTCTCATCTTGTGGCGCTTGATGCTTTCCCGCTGACCCCAAACAAGAAAATCGACCGCAAGGCGCTGCCTGATCCGAAATTGGTTGCGCCCAAAGCCCCCCAAGCGGCGGCAGAGGTGGCGCCTCTTGGCGCTGGGGTACAGGCCGAGATTGCCAAGGTCTGGTCCCGAATTCTGGGCGTAGACGGGATTGGCGCGCAGGATAACTTCTTTGCCCTGGGCGGCCATTCGCTGCTGGCGGTGCAATCGCACCGTGACATTCGGACGGCACTGGGGGTCAACAAACTGTCGATCACCGATATCTTCCGCTTCCCAACCCTCGCCGGGCTCGCCAGCCATATCGAGACCCTTGCAGGCGGCAGCACAAAGCCCGATGATCCGGTAGAAGACGAGGCCGCGCAGGCCGCCAAATCCGACACCATGTCGAAGCGGCGGGCGATGCGGGCAAACCGCAAAGCACGAGCAGGATGA